The window gacagctagtgacaggactatggactttaggaaaatgtttgcaatcctggatcGGAGCTATGTAAATAttagataataataaatgtctgtgTGTTCATGGCCATTTAAAGAAGATCATTTTTCACTTAGGCTTTGATTCAGCCTTTAAattgttccatttatttttttgaaatgtcaaTATGATTATATGATAGTTATTGGTTTAATCAATCATTTTTGGTATATTCCTTTTTTTGGTCTGCAAACTGAGGGTGTTGCAGGGTTTTGTCTTTTTCCTACATACTTTGAGACTAAATAGTATCCCTCTTTCCTTTCTCCCAAATGTAGAAGGTGTGAATTATGCAGAAGTAATCATACTTTTTGCAGCATAAACATGAATGTATGGCTCTCTGAAAATGAGATGATTGTTGATGCAACAGACAAATAGGTTGGGAAAGAGATAAGCCAGTAGCAAACACCACCATTTCCAGGGAAATAAGAGCAACCATTCCAGCTTTTCCAGCTAGATCCATATGGCCGTTCAGCCAGGTTGGGCAGCGCTTGTCTCGTGTTGATTTGTATTGTAAGCATTTTTGTTTCCTGACAAATAAAGGAGTTAGCAAAACATAAGCAGATAATAACACCTATCTGTTTTCTCAGGCAATACTATTCCTGTTGCCAGACATAACCACAACAATTGCCTCTGCAGTGATCTGGAAATCCTGCCAGCACAGAGGTGTGAAAGTGTGCCTGGAAACTTCAAAGCCAGGAAAGAAGGTTTATGAGGCCAGGAGCTGACAAGTGGGAGAGGTGACAAGTGACACACACTTCCCTATGTCCTCCTCCTACAACATCAAGAAGAGCAACAGAGGGAAGAGAAATTGAACTTGCTGAAGTTGAACATTAAGATGTCTACAAATGATTGAATTACTGGATCATATATAACCAGGGCCATAGGCGATCTTGAAGAAGTATTGGATTGGCTGGCAAAATATACTACAATCTctaattttaattacttttctcaAATTAGAGGAGGCTAGATCTGAGAATTACTAAGGGGACCTAATGCAACAAGGTTCCATACACACAGGTATATACAGAAACCTTGCAGTGCCTTTTTTAGGATTATCTGGAACTGCTAATCCAGTGCTGCTGGTAATCTATATAATAATGAAGCCACTGAATCAGAATGACTTTGGTTGGCCCAGTGCTATCACACAGGGAGAAGGAAAGGTGTCAGTAGCTATATGTAAGCTCTGATAAGTCAACATTAAGGTTTTTTTAAGAATAAGCTATGGGAACCTTTAAATATACCTTACATGCATTTTTATGGCAGCCACTCAAAAATCAGATTGTACTCATGTATTGTAGACAATCTGAAAAATGATTATCTATAACTAGCTGATATAAGttactatatatctatatctaaagggaataaagaaaatatggaTGCTTTGCATGCAGTagctagatcagccattctcaactagagTACGCCCAGAGATTGCTATGGGTTCCTCCATCGCCATTTGATGACACCTGCAAAGTTCTGGGGTCAACACCGATTAGGTATAGCCAACAGCATGGCTCTTATGATATTTAAAGTGGGGTATAAAGTATTCTAGCCATTGCTGTAGGGGGGGCAATCTCCCCATTGACTACCAGTTTAGGAGACTTCTTTCCAATGACtttcaataaattgattttagcagTATTCTTcaaaggtaaaaaggttgagaaaggctgattatATGATCTAggtagagagatagatagatagatagatagatagatagatagatagatagatagatagatagatagatagatagatagactggatggatgaataaataaataaatggaatgaTAAATTAAtgaatggatagatggatagatgttGGATGAGTATTCAGACAAATAAATGTATCAATTGATatagataaatggatagataaaTATACAGATGGGATGgataaatagatggatagatagatagatagattgaacCATATAATGCGTATTGTCCCATAATTTCAAACCAATcatgaattatatttatataaaaatatttataaaatatttaaaagacaaaCTAAATTTgagtttatagtttattttttatttggccGTGTGACACACTCACGCAGCTGAATGTCAGTATGCAATACATCCATATGTTACTAATGTAACACttacagtgaaaaaaacacattacaggtAAACTTTTCATTTCACAGaaatttcagatttattttttcattcagaaattaaatataattgaacCCCTCTAACCGAAGAGCAATTTCATACCCAGTTACTGGGAAAACAatgatcaaaacaaaaacaatgttgttATGATGCtaatcaatacaaaaatattataatatttaataaaaatagtagatctaaagaaaatacatatctttcaataaaagaaacattatcCCAGGGTCATGAGGATTTCATACCCAAACAAGGGATGTATTCAGCTGCTTTGCTGTACATTCATACAATGCAAATATTACCAtaacattaattatatattatatatttttaaaccttttttttcaagaCTTTGCATATTCCACTACATGTCTTGTACTATATATAACCTTCCATACACATCACATAGTTTCTATGCATCTTAACATCACATACATTCCTCCTAAATTAGaagaatttaaatattctttcctAGGCTAAGGAAAACTCAAAATCTTTCTATAAGAAAGGGTTGGATTACAACAATGTGCAAAGAAACGCGTTTAACAGTAAGGCTGGCAAAGGTGGCCGCAGGTCTGGCAACATGGGAATTCCCATATTGCAATGGGTAAAGTCCATCATTTGAGGGCTCTAAATGAGCACCGTGTTGGGTTTCTTTCACCAGGGCCTCCACAGGGTTTTGCTTTGACTGAGCTGACTGGGGGCTTTTGATGTCAAAGTAATGGAAGGATCATAACTGGCAAGATGGCTGCTGAAATGTCTGGTCAGCTTGTCCTGAGGATTATGCGCTGCCATGTAACACATGGAGTCTCGGACACAGGTGGAGTAGCTTTCTGTATGGGCTGGGCTGTGGACTGTTGTCATATCTAGAAAAAACAAGACGCATGTTAGTTATATAAAGTCCAATGACACCTTCTACAATCATCTGCACATCACGTAACATAAGATCTTGGACAAGAAATGGGGGTACTTACTTTTCTCAGTCATGTACTGCTGTATGAAGGTGACCGTCATCTCCAATATGTCGGCCTTTTCAGGTTTGGAGGGCAGTTGATGTTTTTGAAACTCTTTCTCCAGTAAGAGACGCAGCTGCTCGATGCTGCTATTTATGCGATCTCTTCTCATTTTCTCAATAACAGGCTTCCTCAACTGCAGAAAACAAGACAAAGAATGATTAATACCTCTATATAAATCCAaaatttattcacaaaaacacaAGATAACCCTTTATAGTTTATATGTAACCCCTTATTTAATACAAGTGAACAGTTCACattgtatcttgcatctacaaAGGTTCTAAACTTTAAATTAACTACTAGTTGTAGCATGCAGTATCCAAGATTTATTGAATGTAAGACAACCAAAACCTTgcttttttgcatattgtttttacatcagaagctaaaatgtaaatacaaatctaaaataaaatattctaaaaaaaaataaaatatctaaaaaaataaaaaaaaagtagaaagggaAATGTTACCTTTCGGAGCCCATTGGTAGCTTGCTGATCAAAAGTCCTCATAGTGCAGGGTGCCATGTTGGTGGAGCTGGTAGCAGTAAGTGCTGGGTGAGCCAGTTGCTGAGTGTCTGCTACTGAGCAATCAATCCCTCTATATATACCCCTCTCCCTGCATAACAATGTATGGAGAACTGGCTTGCAAGAGGTTCCCACactcagcagccaatcacagaacagtaGGGACAATGGACGTGTGTCATCTGAAGCTGCAGCAGAGCATCTGGAGCTGGTATTGTGTGGAAGGACATGAAAGTGTGGGAAAGACACACACCATAAAATCCCCTGGATACATCTGCTGTGGCTGTACTAAATACTGACTCCTATAATGACATTGATACCATAAACACCAGCAAGTAGCATATTGTACCATCCAGAGACATGGGAAAGTTACACTCCCTCCAATGCAATCAATATTAATTAAAGGGGGTGCATTAAAAAGTTACCTATTATCAGAAACACACACATAATTAATATGTACTCAAGGATGGTTTAATgttactataaataataaaacaccaaaatCAAAAACCTGACAATTGGGGGCAAATAATAGATGACAAGGTTTGcagaatttatatttgtatttggctaattagctttgttttaaaaaaaagtttgatttatcAAGAGTATAAAATGTTTGctatatttttcatttccagTTAATTCATGAAGGCTACTACCTAAATATCAGTCtcctaaataaaagtaaaaaaatgtatgtaatgaaatACACTATCTGACTAAAACAATAGGTCCTCAAGTCAgtggggcagtattatgatctggggtgtctgtgggggaaaAAGTATAagctggggtacctgtgggggcagtgttatgatttaggGTTCCTGTAAGAACAAGGTCTGGGGTCTCTGTGGGACAGTTTTAATGATCTGGgggcctgtaggggcagtgttatgatttggggtgcctgtgggggcaatttTTAACATCTGGGGTGCCCTTGAGAGCATTGGCATATTCTGGGGTGCCTTTAAATACAGGATTATGATTTAGGTGgtgtgtgggggcagtgttatgatctgtggagtctgtgggggcagtaatatgatctgggatatctgtggaggcagtgttatgatttggggtaccTGTAGGAATGGTATGATCTGAGGTAGGtaggcaatgttatgatctgagcTTACTGTGGGTACAATGGTATATGCTGAGATGTGGGGgaagtattatgatctggggtacctgtgggggcagtggtataatttggggtggctgtgggggcagAGTTACAATCTGGGGCGCTTCTGAGGGCAGATGATCTGGGATAGGGTCTTCTCTGAGGAGCATATCCCAAGATGACAACGCCAGGATTGGCaggagtggttcagggagcattggacataattttcacaaataaattgcccaccacagagtccagacccaAAACCAACTGAGAATCTTTGGGTTGTGCTAAAGAAGAATTTACGCAGCAATCCAACTCTGTTTGCAaatctggatggaaataaattatgtaaaattgcaTGAGTTTATGGAGACAATATCATGACTTATATGTgccgtaatcaaagctaaaggcagtccaaTGAAACAGTGTGCCATGAGTGTGTGGCCTTTATGGACATACAACGTCCATAGAACCATCATGGTGggctttataaaataattgtatttggaAACCCTACCTTGAACAAGTTTAAAAGTTTTGTACAACAGATCAAACATTCATTTTCCAGAGCTAGGATTTGAACTTGCCACAAGCCCTGTGTTATTGGCCCTTGTTCATGTCTAACATAGCCAAGCTCCCCTTGTTTGATGATGGTGAAGTGTGAGGGGCCCCTGGGAGCAGCACACTTTCACACCTTGTGTCCTTTTGATCCTGTCCTGTGAGAACAAAGCAGAGGGGTAATTAGGCCTAATGGTGGTGCAGGCACTGGTCTATATGAATCCATGAGGAAGTGTGCCTGACACACAGCTGTGAATTGTGGCAAGTCCCTGGGAACAGAGGAAGTGTGCTGCTTACATCCCCTCTCTTATGCCAGAGGACCTGGGAACTATTGTAAAGAGGGGAACACAGATTTATATGATAT of the Pyxicephalus adspersus chromosome 11, UCB_Pads_2.0, whole genome shotgun sequence genome contains:
- the LOC140340726 gene encoding transcription factor HES-5-like, coding for MAPCTMRTFDQQATNGLRKLRKPVIEKMRRDRINSSIEQLRLLLEKEFQKHQLPSKPEKADILEMTVTFIQQYMTEKNMTTVHSPAHTESYSTCVRDSMCYMAAHNPQDKLTRHFSSHLASYDPSITLTSKAPSQLSQSKTLWRPW